The proteins below come from a single Oncorhynchus keta strain PuntledgeMale-10-30-2019 chromosome 1, Oket_V2, whole genome shotgun sequence genomic window:
- the LOC118365170 gene encoding TNF receptor-associated factor 4-like, producing MPGFDYKFLEKPKRRFQCPLCSKAMRDPVQVSTCGHRFCDTCLQEFLSEGVFKCPEDQLPLDYAKIYPDPELEQQILALPIRCIHSEEGCRWTGQMKQLQGHFSTCAFNVIPCPNRCSIKLTRRDLPDHLQHDCPKRKVKCEFCGSEFTGEAYENHQGICPQESVYCENKCGARMMRRLLSQHSLAECPKRTQPCKYCGKEFVFDTIQNHQYHCPRFPVACPNQCGTPNIAREDLANHVKENCGSALILCPFKDAGCKHRCPKLAIGRHLEDTTKSHLTMMCSLVGRQRQEILELRREMEELSVSNDGVLIWKLSDYSRKLQEAKLRNNHEFFSPPFYTHRYGYKLQVSAFLNGNGSGEGSHLSIYIRVLPGEYDNLLEWPFSYKVTFSIMDQSDPSLSKPQHITETFNPDPNWKNFQKPCSTRNSLDESTLGFGYPKFISHDEIKKRNYVRDNSLFLKASIEIPQKIMA from the exons TGAGGGGGTCTTCAAGTGCCCAGAGGACCAGCTGCCCCTGGACTATGCCAAG ATCTACCCTGACCCAGAGCTGGAGCAGCAGATCCTGGCTCTGCCCATCCGCTGCATCCACAGTGAGGAAGGCTGTCGCTGGACCGGACAGATGAAGCAGCTCCAG GGTCACTTCTCCACCTGCGCCTTCAATGTGATCCCCTGCCCCAACCGCTGCTCCATCAAGCTGACGCGCCGTGACCTGCCTGACCACCTGCAGCACGACTGCCCCAAGCGCAAGGTCAAGTGCGAGTTCTGCGGGAGCGAGTTTACCGGGGAGGCCTATGAG AACCATCAGGGTATCTGTCCCCAGGAGAGTGTGTACTGTGAGAATAAGTGTGGTGCGCGGATGATGCGTCGGCTCCTGTCCCAGCACAGTCTGGCTGAGTGTCCCAAGCGCACGCAGCCCTGCAAGTACTGTGGCAAGGAGTTTGTCTTCGACACCATCCAG AACCATCAGTACCACTGCCCTCGGTTTCCAGTCGCATGTCCAAACCAGTGTGGCACCCCCAACATAGCCCGGGAGGACTTGGCCAATCACGTGAAGGAGAACTGTGGCAGTGCCCTCATCCTCTGCCCCTTCAAAGATGCCGGCTGCAAACACAGG TGCCCAAAACTGGCGATCGGGCGTCACCTGGAGGACACGACCAAGTCTCACCTGACCATGATGTGCAGCCTGGTGGGGCGCCAGCGACAGGAGATCCTTGAGCTgcggagggagatggaggagctgtcagtcaGCAACGATGGAGTGCTCATCTGGAAGCTCAGCGATTACTCCCGGAAACTCCAGGAGGCCAAGCTTCGGAATAACCATGAGTTCTTCAGTCCGCCCTTCTACACCCATCGCTACGGCTACAAGCTGCAGGTGTCTGCGTTTCTCAACGGTAACGGCAGTGGGGAGGGCTCGCACCTGTCCATCTACATCCGGGTGCTGCCGGGGGAGTACGACAACCTGCTCGAGTGGCCCTTCTCATACAAGGTGACCTTCTCCATCATGGACCAGAGCGACCCGTCGCTGTCCAAGCCCCAACACATCACAGAGACCTTCAACCCTGACCCCAACTGGAAGAACTTCCAGAAGCCGTGCAGCACCCGTAACTCGCTGGATGAGAGCACCCTGGGCTTCGGCTACCCCAAGTTCATCTCCCACGACGAGATCAAGAAGAGGAACTATGTCCGAGACAACTCCCTCTTCCTCAAGGCTTCCATAGAGATCCCCCAGAAGATCATGGCCTGA